The window CGCAATCGCGATACGCTGATCAGCACGATCGCGGCGACGCTCGCCGGCGTGATTGTGATGCTGGCCCGGATAGCGATGTGGATGCCGGTCTTTGGCGGCGGTGGCCGCGATGACGAGGATCGCGGAGGTGGCGCGATGGGATTTCTGTTCCTGGCTATTCTGGCCCCTATCGCAGCGACCCTGATCCAGTTGGCGATCTCTCGGTCCCGGGAGTTTCAGGCCGACGAGACGGGCGCCCGACTGACTCATAAGCCGTATGCATTGGCCTCGGCCCTGCAAAAGCTTGAGATCGGAGCCAACCGTCTGCCCATGGAGGATGCCAACCCTGCCACCTCTCATCTCTTCATTGTGAACCCAATCCGTGGGAATGCGCTGTTTAAGCTCTTCTCCACCCATCCGCCCATGGAGGAGCGCATTGCCCGCCTGCGAGCGCTTGTGGTCTGAAGCGATTCGAACACACGGTAGCGCGTGAAACCTCTATTCCCAAACGGGCCTCTGGCCCGTTTTTTTTCTCTCCTGATGGTGATATCGCTTGCCGCCTGCGCGTCAGGTCCGAGCGGCGAGATGATGCTTCGCCCAAGCCCGCAACGTCTGCCTGCTTTGCGGGCCCAGGGTGACTTGATCATCGCCACCCTCGGCGGCGCAACCGTCACCGTTGAACCTTTGACGGAGAAAGGTCTTGACGCCTACTACACCCGGCGACCAGCCCTACTGAACCCGTTTAAAATGCTCTCGAAGGGAACCACTAAGGGCCTTCTCGCCTTTATTCTCCGAATCCAGAACGTGGGCCGGGATCGCGTCAACTTCGATCCGGGCCAGGCTTGGCTCACGGACCAACAGGACCACCGCTCGGCTGCGTTGTCGTACGATGAGTTGTACGGCCTCTTTTCCGACAAGGGCGAGTCGGCAAAGGTCTTGCGAGCGCTGGAAGAGACCACATTGACCAACTTGCTCGTTGTGCCTCCAAAGCTTGACCGGGAGGGCTTGCTCATCTTTCCGGCGCCTGACCCAACAGCAAAAATGGTCATCCTCGAAGTGGGCTCCTTCTACGTCGGCTCGGCCGAGCAACTGCTGCTGTTCGAGTTTGAGATCAGGCGCGCGCCGTAGCCCGATATCCAAAGGATGGGGGGTGGATAAGATAATCCCGTCGGCCGGCTTGGGGGCAGAATTAGAGGGGCAACTCCAGGTGGTTGTTGATGCTCTCAGCCGGGTGTACCATCGGCAGCTCGTTTCGATCTTGCTCTATGGAAGCGCTGCCAGGGGCGATTTCATCTCCGGTCGATCCGATGTGAACCTGCTGGTCGTCCTGCAATCGGTCA of the Candidatus Methylomirabilis sp. genome contains:
- a CDS encoding M48 family metalloprotease, producing RNRDTLISTIAATLAGVIVMLARIAMWMPVFGGGGRDDEDRGGGAMGFLFLAILAPIAATLIQLAISRSREFQADETGARLTHKPYALASALQKLEIGANRLPMEDANPATSHLFIVNPIRGNALFKLFSTHPPMEERIARLRALVV